The following are from one region of the Nicotiana tabacum cultivar K326 chromosome 3, ASM71507v2, whole genome shotgun sequence genome:
- the LOC107760485 gene encoding serine/threonine protein phosphatase 2A 59 kDa regulatory subunit B' eta isoform-like isoform X2 yields the protein MIKQILNRLPRKPSKSADNRDGGGSTFQSNASNSSRSADLSSSRSGSLSATSLSGVTGSSTPGLNHGDRLPQAINAKVNGNASVFSYEAFPNLRDVPASEKQNLFIKKLNLCSVLFDFSDPTKNLKEKDIKRQTLVELVDYVTSANGKFPEAVMQEVIKMVSSNLFRPPTPQPPENKVLEAFDVEEDEPLMDPAWPHLQIVYEFLLRFVASPETDAKLAKRYIDHSFVLRILDLFDSEDPREREYLKTVLHRIYGKFMVHRPFIRKSINNIFYRFIFETEKHNGIAELLEILGSIINGFALPLKEEHKLFLVRALIPLHKPKCAQMYHQQLSYCIIQFVEKDCKLADTVIRGLLKYWPITNSSKEVMFLGELEEVLEATQPPEFQRCMVPMFRQISRCLSSSHFQLSCSDSSFSVPHPCRHDVDVGVGSISDSVNQFGVL from the exons ATGATCAAGCAGATACTTAATAGGCTCCCACGGAAGCCATCCAAGTCAGCAGACAATCGTGATGGAGGAGGCTCTACATTTCAGTCAAATGCTTCAAATAGTTCAAGAAGCGCTGACTTGTCTAGTTCCCGATCCGGGAGTTTGAGTGCTACGTCTCTTTCAGGCGTCACTGGTTCTTCAACTCCAGGACTGAATCATGGGGATAGACTTCCACAGGCTATAAATGCTAAGGTGAATGGAAATGCATCAGTTTTCTCATATGAGGCATTTCCTAATTTGAGGGATGTACCAGCTTCTGAGAAGCAAAACTTGTTCATCAAAAAGCTGAACTTGTGTTCTGTCTTGTTTGACTTTTCTGACCCAACTAAAAACTTGAAAGAGAAAGACATCAAGCGACAGACATTGGTGGAGCTAGTTGATTACGTTACTTCTGCAAATGGGAAATTTCCAGAAGCAGTCATGCAAGAAGTAATTAAAATGGTATCCTCAAATTTATTCAGGCCTCCTACTCCCCAGCCTCCCGAAAACAAAGTTTTAGAAGCTTTTGACGTAGAAGAAGATGAACCATTGATGGACCCTGCATGGCCACATTTGCAAATTGTGTATGAGTTCCTTCTCAGGTTTGTGGCATCACCAGAGACAGATGCAAAATTGGCTAAGAGATACATTGATCACTCATTTGTTCTAAGAATATTAGATCTCTTTGATTCAGAAGATCCTAGGGAAAGAGAGTACTTGAAGACTGTACTTCACCGGATATATGGAAAGTTCATGGTGCACCGCCCATTCATTAGGAAATCAATCAACAACATATTTTATCGGTTTATTTTTGAAACTGAGAAACATAATGGAATAGCAGAACTGTTAGAAATTTTGGGCAGTATAATCAACGGATTTGCTCTACCACTCAAGGAAGAGCACAAGTTGTTCCTTGTTCGAGCTCTTATCCCACTTCATAAACCAAAGTGCGCACAAATGTATCATCAGCAGTTATCTTACTGCATAATACAATTTGTGGAAAAGGACTGCAAGCTTGCTGATACTGTCATAAGAGGTCTGTTGAAATATTGGCCTATCACAAACAGTTCAAAGGAAGTAATGTTCTTAGGTGAGCTGGAAGAGGTCCTAGAAGCAACTCAGCCTCCAGAGTTTCAGCGCTGTATGGTTCCGATGTTTCGTCAGATCAGTCGTTGCTTGAGCAGCTCACACTTTCAG ctaagttgctcggactcttcaTTTTCGGTGCCGCACCCGTGCCGACACGACGTAGATGTGGGTGTGGGATCCATATCGGATTCGGTCAATCAATTTGgggtactttga